A single Cannabis sativa cultivar Pink pepper isolate KNU-18-1 chromosome 7, ASM2916894v1, whole genome shotgun sequence DNA region contains:
- the LOC133029305 gene encoding uncharacterized protein LOC133029305 yields MTAPPMLRWWRRHCELRAQWGACQNQLVLRLVAELLPLLHQALAGGVVVRPLIRGRGHPLLPAARVRTRGSGGNRTEGVVLVVMRPDSPIPSALAARGSIGVSARGRDAFIVACPDTSRGNVPSSGQRHRELRRYPLQPGCSLSRRLMQMPAHQLLQVKARL; encoded by the exons atgacagcaccacctatgctcagatggtggagaaggcactgcgagctgagggcgcagtggggtgcatgtcagaatcagctagtactccggttagtggcggagctcctacccctcctgcatcaggctttagcagggggagtagtggttcggccattgatcagaggaagagggcacccactgcttccggcggctcgagtcagaacaagaggttccgggggaaatagaacagagggagtcgtcctggtggtaatgagacccgattctcctatcccgagtgccctagctgcaagaggcagcatcggggtgagtgcaaggggcagggatgctttcattgtggcatgcccggacacttcaagagggaatgtccccagctccggccagaggcaccgagagctccggcgatacccactccagccagggtgttcgctatcacgcaggctgatgcagatgccagcccatcagttgttacag gtaaaggcaaggctgtag
- the LOC115698068 gene encoding probable glutathione S-transferase: MGEELKLYGARGSPFSDRVNIALKLKGVEYKYFEENYLNNKSTSLLKYNPIHKKVPTFVHNEKPIAESLVILEYIDETWKTHPILPQHPYERAQARFWSNFIDDKIVPTTLKVVKAKEEWKNTLEELSEYLEMLEKELKDKYFGGEGIGMVDIAGNFIAQWIPTTKELVGVDILTEAKFPKLYQWSCDFATHPAIKEVSPSKEEIIAIFKPRCYR; encoded by the exons ATGGGAGAAGAATTGAAGCTTTATGGCGCTAGGGGAAGCCCTTTCAGTGACAGAGTAAACATAGCTCTGAAACTCAAAGGTGTTGAATACAAATATTttgaagaaaattatttaaacaacAAGAGCACTTCTCTCCTcaaatataatccaattcaCAAGAAAGTCCCTACCTTTGTCCACAACGAAAAGCCCATAGCAGAGTCACTTGTAATTCTTGAATACATCGATGAGACATGGAAGACTCACCCCATCTTGCCTCAACACCCTTATGAAAGAGCTCAAGCCCGTTTCTGGAGTAATTTCATTGATGACAAG ATCGTGCCAACAACACTTAAAGTAGTTAAGGCAAAGGAGGAGTGGAAAAATACATTAGAAGAATTGAGTGAGTATCTGGAGATGTTAGAGAAAGAGTTGAAAGACAAGTATTTTGGAGGAGAAGGCATTGGGATGGTGGACATAGCAGGAAACTTCATAGCCCAATGGATCCCAACAACAAAAGAGCTTGTTGGAGTAGATATATTGACAGAGGCAAAATTTCCAAAGCTCTATCAATGGAGCTGCGATTTTGCTACTCATCCTGCGATCAAAGAAGTATCGCCCTCTAAAGAAGAAATCATTGCTATCTTCAAACCTcgttgttata ggtag